AATAATTTTTTCGATCGTCTTTCAACATTGGTTTGAAATCGAGAAGCGGCATGTTGGCCTGCAGCGCCATCAGGGTGGAAAGAAGCCTGGCAATCCTGCCGTTTCCGTCTCGAAAAGGGTGAATCAGGATAAGTTCCGTATGAACCTCTGCGAGGGCTTTTGTAATCAGGTCAGTTGAGTCAAAGTTGCAAGGGGTTTGTTTCTCCAGAACATTTTTACCGAATTCATCCATTAATTTAGGAATTTGCGCAGCTGTGGCGTAAGTTATTCCCTCGGAACTCATGTTGACCTGCCTGTAACTTCCAGCCCATTTGTAGATGTCACAAAGCCAGAGTTTATGAATGTCTCGAATATCTTCAAGGGAGAATTGATGAGCTTCATCATAAATATCTTTGACTTTATCAACGGTTCTCTCTAGCGCGAGGGTTTCAGTTCTGTCCATCTCGGGTTTGCTGGTTATGCCAAGTAGATTCTTGAGGACTCGATTAATGGAACCCGGTTCAAATTGGGCCTCAACAAGTCCTGAAACATCATATCTGTCCTTATTTCTGTCAGTCATAAAGTCTTTAATTGGTGTGAAGTGTCTTCATCTAGTCCTTGAGTACCAACGATAAGTTCAGTTGACACGGCTTTGTATCATATTTCCGGTTATCAAATTATTATACTCCCAATCACTTTCAATTCAAAATGCGCAAAGAGTTTTCCATTATGATGTGGAAAATATCGCTCTTTCTTCGAACGTCCAAAGTCCAACGTGATGAAACAGGTCCAACGTTCAACGGGATAAAACAGTCCAGGGTCCATCCGACTTCGCTCTTACGAGCTATGTCGTGACAGGGAGTCCAGAGTCCAGAGAAGAGAAAAGCTGACGCGGGGACCGGTCTTCGCAAAAGCTTCGACCCGGCAAGCATGGAAACACCGGCGCATTAAGGTATCGAAGAACCTTGAACGTTGAGCGTTGAATCTGAATCCCAGCCCCCCGGGTGCCCCGAAATCAAACGTGCGAAAAATATCGTACATTATCCGGATTACACCTTGGTTACATCTCAAG
This Deltaproteobacteria bacterium DNA region includes the following protein-coding sequences:
- a CDS encoding Fic family protein, whose protein sequence is MTDRNKDRYDVSGLVEAQFEPGSINRVLKNLLGITSKPEMDRTETLALERTVDKVKDIYDEAHQFSLEDIRDIHKLWLCDIYKWAGSYRQVNMSSEGITYATAAQIPKLMDEFGKNVLEKQTPCNFDSTDLITKALAEVHTELILIHPFRDGNGRIARLLSTLMALQANMPLLDFKPMLKDDRKNYYAAIKAGFDRNYEPMEEIFKQVINRTLSGRAKRI